AGAAGATGTCGCCGCTGGCGTGAAGGGCGCAGATTTCATCTATACCGATGTCTGGGTATCGATGGGTGAAGCCAAAGAGAAATGGGCTGAACGCATCGCGCTACTGCGTCCTTACCAGGTGAACAGCATGATGCTGTCGCTGACCGGCAACCCGCAGGTGAAATTCCTGCACTGTCTGCCGGCCTTCCATGACGATCAAACCACGCTCGGCAAGAAAATGGCGGAAGAATTTGGCCTGCACGGCGGTATGGAAGTCACCGATGAAGTGTTTGAATCACCAGCAAGCGTGGTATTCGACCAGGCGGAAAACCGGATGCACACCATCAAAGCCGTGATGGTGGCAACGCTCAGCCAGTAAGTTTTGCCCCTCACCCGCAGGGGTGAGGGAGCATTATCAGGCAACCAGCAGCTTCACCACCGCTTTGCGCACTTTCGCAGGTGCATTGATCGCACACAGCGGTTTATGTACTTCGCCTGGCCAGAAAACGACAAAATCCCCTTCGCTTAGCACCACGGTTTTTTCCTCGCCGCCTTCCGGCAAAAACGCAATGTCTTTATCAGCCAGCCAGTCAGTATCCGGTGCGCCCGCAGGCAAGGTGCTGAAGGTCATCCCTTCCTGGCCTTTCAGGACGATCTGAATATCCAGATAGCGCGCGTGATACTCCGCGCGGCGCTCGGCGAATGGCTGAGTCGAATCCTCAGAGATGAGATAAAACAGGCGGTTACCGTCGATGTCGTGTTTGCCGATCGCCGTCGCATCGGTGACATGCTGTTTAACGTGTTCAATAGCCTGGCGCAATTCCTGCGGCAGCCAGGATTGCAGATGGTGAATATTACCAACGATCATGATTTAACCCTCGATATAAAACATCGTTTCATTTTTAAATGTTTATACGAAAATTCACACTTCCATACCACCACTTTTTACGGGAGATTTGTGACAACGCATGTTTATCGGAAAATATGTTATATGCCTGTTAATCCTCAGGCGGAGTTTATGCAGTGATAATGCATAAACCTGGTCAGCGGGAACAGCGAACCATCTGTTAACTACTGATATTTAATATATTATTTAAAAAACCTTCCCTGAATCACACTTTGACGCTTCGCTTATTTGCGTGCTAATTCACTGGTTATTTCCCTTTTCACCCGCTTGTGAAACTGGTTTATTCACTATTTTGCATATTTATTCTAATCATTACTATTAGCGCATAAAAATCAAGGCGTTACACATCAATGAAATCCATACATGTCTACAAAATTATAACAACCGTGAATAATATCAGCCATTAATGCGTAGCCATTCATCTTTATAATAAGGCTAATTATCTATTCTCTGACGCGAATCATGCATTCGAACAACAGCCCTTTAATATCCCATCCGACGTGAGCACAATCACATTATTAATTCATACGACTTCTACTATGAGCCGTGAAATTAACAACCATTAACCCGCGAAGAAATTAAAAAGATTTCATCGCGCGCCCCCTTTTTATTCTTAAAAAACAGTTAAAGGAATAATTATGGAAAAGCACTACGTCGGTTCTGAAATAGGTCAATTGCGAAGCGTTATGCTGCATCGCCCCAATTTAAGTCTGAAACGTTTAACCCCATCGAATTGCCAGGAATTATTATTTGATGATGTGTTATCGGTCGAGCGCGCCGGCGAAGAGCACGACGCCTTCGCAAACACGCTGCGCGAGCAGGGTGTGGAAGTCCTGCTGTTAACCGACCTTCTGACACAAACGCTTGATATTGCTGAGGCGAAAGCCTGGTTGCTGGACATGCAGATCTCCGACTATCGCCTTGGCCCCGCCTTCGCCGCAGACGTACGCAGCTGGCTGGCAGATATGCCGCATCGCGAGCTGGCGCGGCGGCTCAGCGGCGGATTAACCTACGGAGAAATCCCGGCATTTATTAAAAATATGGTGGTGGATATCCACACGGCGAATGATTTTATTATGAAGCCGTTGCCCAACCATTTATTTACCCGCGATACATCCTGCTGGATTTATAACGGCGTATCGATTAACCCAATGGCCAAACCAGCTCGTCAGCGCGAAACAAATAATCTGCGCGCAATTTATCGCTGGCATCCGGCCTTCGCTGACGGTGAATTTATTAAATACTTTGGCGACGAGAATATTAATTATGACCATGCCACTTTAGAAGGCGGCGACGTATTAGTGATCGGTCGCGGCGCGGTATTAATTGGCTTGTCAGAACGTACCACGCCGCAGGGCGTTGAGTTTCTTGCCAACAGCCTGTTCAAACATCGCCAGGCTGAACGGGTTATCGTCGTCGAACTCCCCAAACACCGCTCCTGTATGCATCTCGATACCGTGATGACGCATATCGATATTGACACCTTCTCCGTCTACCCGGAAGTGGTGCGCAAAGACGCACATTGCTGGACGCTCACCCCGGACGGACGCGGCGGCCTGCAACGCACGCAGGAGAACGATCTGCTGCACGCCATTGAGAAAGCGCTCGGCATTGACCAGATACGGCTCATCACCACCGGCGGCGATGCCTTCGAAGCCGAACGCGAACAGTGGAATGACGCCAACAACGTCCTCACGCTGCGCCCCGGCGTGGTGGTGGGTTACGAACGCAATATCTGGACTAACGAAAAATATGACAAAGCCGGGATCACCGTGCTGCCCATTCCTGGCGATGAGCTGGGACGCGGGCGCGGCGGTGCACGCTGCATGAGCTGCCCACTGGAACGCGACGGAATTTGAAGGAGCCATCATGGAAAGAAAACCTACGCTGGTTGTCGCACTCGGCGGCAACGCACTGCTGAAACGCGGTGAACCGCTGGAAGCGAACATTCAGCGCCAGAACATTGATCTTGCCGCGCGCACCATCGCCGGGCTGACCGAGCAGTGGCGAGTGGTGCTGGTACACGGCAACGGGCCGCAGGTTGGTCTGCTGGCGCTGCAAAACAGCGCTTACGACAAAGTCACGCCCTACCCGCTCGACATTCTTGGCGCCGAAAGCCAGGGGATGATCGGCTACATGCTGCAACAGTCGCTGAAAAACATCCTGCCGCAACGAGAGGTCAGCGTACTGCTCACGCAAGTGGAAGTGGATCCGGCCGACCCGGCATTCACCAACCCCACCAAATACATCGGCCCGGTTTACAGCGAAGCGCAAGCCCATGCGCTGCAGCAGGAAAAAGGCTGGGTCTTTAAGGCAGATGGCCACTACTTCCGCCGCGTGGTTCCCTCCCCGCAGCCCAAACGCATTGTCGAGAGCGACGCAATCAGTGCGCTGATAAACCGCGATCATCTGGTCATTTGCAATGGCGGAGGTGGCGTACCAGTGGTGGAAAACGCCAACGGCTACCACGGCATTGAAGCGGTGATCGACAAAGACCTGTCGGCGGCGCTGCTGGCACGGCAAATCGAAGCGGACGCTCTGCTGATCCTCACCGATGCCGACGCGGTGTATCTCGACTGGGGCAAACCCACGCAGCGTCC
Above is a genomic segment from Kosakonia radicincitans DSM 16656 containing:
- the arcC gene encoding carbamate kinase, encoding MERKPTLVVALGGNALLKRGEPLEANIQRQNIDLAARTIAGLTEQWRVVLVHGNGPQVGLLALQNSAYDKVTPYPLDILGAESQGMIGYMLQQSLKNILPQREVSVLLTQVEVDPADPAFTNPTKYIGPVYSEAQAHALQQEKGWVFKADGHYFRRVVPSPQPKRIVESDAISALINRDHLVICNGGGGVPVVENANGYHGIEAVIDKDLSAALLARQIEADALLILTDADAVYLDWGKPTQRPLAQVTPEMLQEMQFDAGSMGPKVAACRQFVEACNGIAGIGALVDGPAILAGDKGTLIRH
- a CDS encoding YhcH/YjgK/YiaL family protein is translated as MIVGNIHHLQSWLPQELRQAIEHVKQHVTDATAIGKHDIDGNRLFYLISEDSTQPFAERRAEYHARYLDIQIVLKGQEGMTFSTLPAGAPDTDWLADKDIAFLPEGGEEKTVVLSEGDFVVFWPGEVHKPLCAINAPAKVRKAVVKLLVA
- the arcA gene encoding arginine deiminase; translated protein: MEKHYVGSEIGQLRSVMLHRPNLSLKRLTPSNCQELLFDDVLSVERAGEEHDAFANTLREQGVEVLLLTDLLTQTLDIAEAKAWLLDMQISDYRLGPAFAADVRSWLADMPHRELARRLSGGLTYGEIPAFIKNMVVDIHTANDFIMKPLPNHLFTRDTSCWIYNGVSINPMAKPARQRETNNLRAIYRWHPAFADGEFIKYFGDENINYDHATLEGGDVLVIGRGAVLIGLSERTTPQGVEFLANSLFKHRQAERVIVVELPKHRSCMHLDTVMTHIDIDTFSVYPEVVRKDAHCWTLTPDGRGGLQRTQENDLLHAIEKALGIDQIRLITTGGDAFEAEREQWNDANNVLTLRPGVVVGYERNIWTNEKYDKAGITVLPIPGDELGRGRGGARCMSCPLERDGI